Proteins found in one Methanospirillum hungatei JF-1 genomic segment:
- a CDS encoding FprA family A-type flavoprotein, whose product MVVRKITERIFSIGTIDWDRRLFDSLIPLPDGTSYNSYLIRGTEKTALIDTVDPSHEEEFITNIVCAGCDRIDAIIINHAEQDHAGSLPIILELFPGAKVYCTEKCKDLIGHLLSIPAGRVQVVKTGDSLNLGGMTLQFFEYPWIHWPETMITYCPEDKILFSCDLFGSHYATSSLYMDEPCRTEISAKRYYAEIMMPFRSSISKYLEPISQMDLAIIAPSHGPLHNNPKWILDRYKEWTSDTVKNKVLIPFVSMHGSTERMVRMLTDLLMERNIGVKPFNLTDADSGLLAMELVDAATVVLATPTVLFGPHPAMVNAAYLANLVKPKTRFATIIGSFGWGGKTIDVIQSMIPHIKAEILPPVYIQGAPDEKTRDELMKLADMIASKHASEPAIL is encoded by the coding sequence ATGGTAGTCAGAAAAATTACTGAACGTATTTTCTCTATCGGCACTATTGATTGGGACAGAAGACTTTTTGATAGTTTGATTCCCCTACCTGATGGAACATCATATAATTCCTATCTTATCAGAGGTACTGAGAAAACTGCTCTTATTGACACTGTTGATCCTTCACATGAAGAAGAGTTTATTACTAATATTGTCTGTGCAGGTTGTGACCGGATTGATGCTATCATAATCAACCATGCAGAGCAGGACCATGCCGGAAGTCTTCCAATAATCCTTGAACTGTTTCCTGGAGCAAAAGTATATTGCACAGAAAAATGCAAGGATCTCATCGGGCACCTGCTCTCTATTCCTGCAGGCAGAGTGCAGGTTGTAAAAACCGGTGATTCTCTAAACCTTGGAGGAATGACTCTTCAGTTCTTCGAATATCCCTGGATTCACTGGCCGGAGACCATGATTACCTACTGCCCGGAAGATAAAATCCTCTTCTCCTGTGATCTCTTCGGATCCCATTATGCCACATCCTCCCTTTATATGGATGAACCATGTCGGACAGAAATATCGGCCAAACGATATTACGCAGAAATTATGATGCCATTCCGTTCGAGCATCAGTAAGTATCTGGAACCCATTTCCCAGATGGATCTTGCAATCATTGCACCCAGTCACGGCCCCTTACACAATAATCCAAAGTGGATATTAGACAGATACAAAGAATGGACCTCTGATACCGTTAAAAATAAGGTATTAATTCCCTTTGTATCGATGCATGGCAGTACTGAGCGTATGGTTCGGATGCTGACCGACCTGCTCATGGAACGGAATATCGGAGTAAAACCATTCAATCTGACTGATGCAGATAGCGGACTTCTTGCAATGGAACTGGTTGATGCTGCCACTGTGGTTCTTGCAACCCCTACAGTCCTGTTCGGTCCGCATCCGGCAATGGTCAATGCCGCCTATCTTGCAAATCTGGTAAAACCAAAAACCAGGTTTGCAACTATTATCGGTTCATTTGGGTGGGGAGGAAAAACAATTGACGTAATCCAGTCCATGATACCTCATATCAAGGCTGAAATTCTTCCCCCGGTTTACATCCAGGGTGCACCTGATGAAAAAACCAGGGATGAACTCATGAAACTTGCCGATATGATAGCAAGCAAACATGCCTCTGAACCAGCAATATTATAA
- a CDS encoding methanogenesis marker 14 protein, with amino-acid sequence MNPGIFDKFLRPSPKPHIVESPPPPLIIRGPGMECREYNEKPYFIVASVEMGNTTTKCILTGVNLETGMCYVINKTVSMSRDVRPPRPGEEIFGRTLDGTELTRESVTELVRDTLIKCHKDAKLDIKKDLDFVVRSTGVVAAMDSPDQVGDFIIALANGCLEAGVPPKKMTPPMSKMNQAQKLQPFSFADRVNFSGAVAGVVPPQGTTGVEMVANEMEGELAMAGIKEGAKWTPVDFRNPCISIDFGTTLDGRITSPVDPKSTNPFAKTIGNFCGLAGAIPDAIVKGTGLVNEKNGTALDIFGEKSRLSAAIGSRKSSDVVNSYVDRCHDLISVELVPKERKRYGMVPVYAEVAMESGVALIGVDAGTNGTNLAKLGEIGKEIITKYSLPVLNEVIDHVCSRMALRMIDVVHELGMIYPETSIGFTGRAAISGKKPEYILQGIIDRKLFQNPVDHVVFVDDGLARGAALMGRCMNSLGKPDKPIGGMRGGKCIMSRRIAIGR; translated from the coding sequence ATGAATCCTGGAATCTTCGACAAATTTTTGAGACCCTCTCCGAAACCACACATTGTCGAAAGTCCTCCCCCACCTCTGATTATCAGGGGGCCGGGTATGGAATGCCGGGAGTATAACGAGAAACCATACTTTATTGTGGCCTCTGTTGAGATGGGAAATACCACAACAAAATGCATCCTGACCGGTGTGAATCTTGAAACCGGAATGTGCTATGTCATCAATAAAACTGTCAGTATGAGCCGCGATGTCAGACCGCCCCGTCCTGGTGAAGAGATATTTGGCAGGACCCTGGACGGCACTGAACTGACACGTGAATCAGTAACCGAGTTGGTGCGTGACACGCTTATCAAATGTCATAAGGATGCTAAGCTGGACATCAAAAAAGACCTTGATTTTGTGGTCAGAAGTACTGGTGTCGTTGCGGCGATGGATTCTCCTGATCAGGTCGGAGATTTTATCATTGCACTTGCAAACGGGTGCCTTGAGGCAGGGGTTCCTCCCAAGAAGATGACCCCACCGATGTCCAAGATGAATCAGGCTCAGAAATTACAACCCTTTTCATTCGCAGACCGGGTAAATTTTTCAGGTGCAGTCGCAGGAGTCGTCCCCCCTCAGGGAACCACCGGAGTTGAGATGGTAGCAAATGAGATGGAGGGTGAGCTGGCTATGGCGGGTATCAAGGAAGGTGCAAAATGGACCCCTGTAGACTTTAGAAACCCCTGCATCTCTATCGACTTTGGTACAACCCTTGACGGTCGGATCACCTCTCCGGTAGATCCGAAGTCAACAAATCCGTTTGCTAAAACCATAGGAAATTTCTGCGGTCTGGCCGGAGCAATCCCTGATGCAATCGTGAAAGGGACCGGACTAGTGAATGAAAAGAACGGAACTGCCCTTGACATATTTGGAGAGAAGAGCCGGCTTTCTGCAGCAATTGGATCCCGTAAATCATCAGATGTAGTCAACTCGTACGTTGATCGCTGTCATGACCTGATATCTGTTGAACTGGTTCCAAAAGAACGAAAACGATATGGTATGGTGCCGGTATATGCAGAAGTTGCCATGGAATCAGGTGTTGCATTGATAGGAGTTGATGCAGGAACCAATGGGACAAATCTTGCTAAACTGGGTGAGATAGGAAAGGAGATTATCACGAAATATTCATTACCGGTCCTGAATGAAGTTATCGACCATGTTTGTTCGAGGATGGCCCTGCGCATGATTGATGTGGTACATGAACTGGGTATGATATATCCTGAGACCTCCATTGGTTTCACTGGCAGGGCTGCAATATCCGGAAAGAAACCGGAATATATTCTCCAGGGAATTATTGATAGAAAACTCTTCCAGAACCCGGTAGATCATGTGGTATTTGTCGATGATGGCCTTGCACGAGGCGCAGCTCTGATGGGCAGGTGCATGAATTCCCTTGGAAAGCCGGATAAACCAATAGGTGGAATGAGGGGTGGTAAATGTATCATGTCCAGGCGTATTGCCATTGGAAGATAA